In a single window of the BD1-7 clade bacterium genome:
- the yfmJ gene encoding Putative NADP-dependent oxidoreductase YfmJ, translating to MFIEKSREIHLKRRPEGVPTESDFSLESVSVPELNAGEILVQNRWMSVDPYMRGRMTDRKSYIEPFKVGAVLEGGAVGVVVESNNPEFPVGSFVSSMLGWREYFVSNTSDVQKLPDTDIPDQAFLGILGMPGMTAYTGLNTIAQLQPGDRVFVSAASGAVGAIACQIAKLKGCYVAGSVGSSDKEKYLLDELGVDAVVNYKTCGNLESAISEACPEGIDVYFENVGGAHLEAVLNLMNDHGRIAVCGMIDQYNATEAAPGPVNLGQLIVKKLTMRGFIVFDHWQGYPAFVETMSQWIKNGDISWKETVLDGIEQAPAAFIGLFSGKNMGKMLVKLSD from the coding sequence ATGTTTATCGAAAAAAGCCGTGAAATACACCTCAAACGTCGCCCTGAGGGTGTGCCAACAGAGAGTGATTTCTCATTAGAAAGCGTTTCCGTTCCTGAGCTGAATGCCGGTGAGATATTGGTTCAAAATCGCTGGATGTCTGTTGATCCGTATATGCGTGGCCGTATGACTGATCGTAAAAGTTACATCGAGCCGTTCAAGGTAGGTGCTGTGCTTGAGGGCGGCGCTGTTGGGGTGGTGGTTGAATCCAACAACCCGGAATTCCCGGTGGGGAGTTTTGTTTCAAGCATGTTGGGGTGGCGGGAGTATTTTGTATCGAACACCAGTGACGTGCAAAAGTTGCCTGACACGGATATCCCCGATCAGGCGTTTCTCGGCATCTTGGGCATGCCGGGAATGACCGCCTACACCGGGCTCAACACGATCGCACAACTGCAGCCGGGTGATCGTGTATTTGTTTCAGCAGCCTCAGGTGCCGTTGGTGCCATTGCCTGCCAGATCGCCAAACTCAAAGGGTGTTATGTCGCAGGCTCTGTGGGGTCTTCCGATAAGGAGAAATATTTATTAGACGAGTTAGGTGTGGATGCTGTCGTTAATTACAAAACCTGTGGAAACCTTGAATCGGCAATCAGTGAGGCATGCCCCGAAGGCATCGATGTGTATTTTGAAAATGTTGGCGGCGCTCATTTGGAGGCCGTGTTGAATCTGATGAACGATCACGGCCGTATCGCAGTTTGCGGCATGATTGATCAATACAATGCAACGGAGGCTGCGCCGGGGCCGGTGAACTTGGGGCAACTGATTGTTAAAAAATTAACGATGCGTGGTTTTATCGTTTTCGATCATTGGCAAGGCTATCCAGCGTTCGTTGAAACGATGTCGCAATGGATAAAAAATGGCGATATCTCATGGAAAGAAACCGTATTGGATGGCATCGAACAGGCGCCTGCTGCATTCATTGGATTATTCAGCGGCAAGAATATGGGCAAGATGCTGGTTAAATTAAGTGACTGA
- the pcpR_2 gene encoding PCP degradation transcriptional activation protein, giving the protein MSIENLSAKDLNLLPVFQVLLEEQNVTRAAGRLNLSQPAISRNLARLRLLFDDPLFTRSPKGLSPTPRALSIALTLQSTLQEISHLIEPEIFDPATSDRHFRIATTDYGTQVLLPALIEQLQVHAPNVELEILPWDEGVIHNLDSLDIDMAICTVKDAPAGVHGRGVGDDEFVCVIRKGHSLIKQGLTLENYANNKHALITMGGERKGVIDYVLEEQGLQRKVMLRVPHFVAALALVARTDLILTVPKGLAKSCADAYSLDILPLPLPQSRFTYSIVWHERMLKDPSHQWLRQLMFESLSRTLIENAS; this is encoded by the coding sequence ATGAGCATTGAAAATCTCAGCGCAAAAGATCTCAACCTGCTGCCTGTGTTTCAGGTGTTATTGGAAGAACAAAACGTCACACGCGCAGCAGGACGGCTAAACCTCAGCCAGCCGGCAATCAGCCGCAACTTGGCGCGATTACGCCTCTTATTCGACGACCCGCTTTTTACTCGCAGCCCTAAAGGGTTGTCGCCAACGCCTCGAGCGCTATCCATCGCACTGACGCTGCAATCGACACTGCAGGAAATCAGCCACTTAATCGAACCCGAGATATTTGATCCAGCCACCTCCGATAGGCATTTTCGTATCGCAACCACCGACTACGGTACCCAAGTGTTATTGCCCGCATTGATCGAACAACTGCAGGTACACGCGCCCAACGTGGAGCTCGAAATACTGCCGTGGGATGAAGGCGTGATACACAACCTGGATTCTCTGGATATCGATATGGCCATCTGCACCGTTAAAGATGCGCCAGCCGGTGTGCATGGCCGTGGTGTGGGCGACGATGAATTTGTTTGTGTAATACGCAAGGGGCATTCACTGATCAAACAAGGCCTCACCCTTGAAAATTATGCGAATAACAAACACGCACTCATTACCATGGGCGGCGAGCGAAAAGGCGTGATTGATTACGTGCTTGAAGAGCAAGGATTACAGCGCAAGGTGATGCTGCGTGTACCGCACTTTGTCGCAGCGCTGGCGTTAGTTGCACGAACAGATCTGATTCTCACCGTGCCCAAAGGACTGGCCAAAAGTTGCGCCGATGCTTATTCACTCGATATTCTCCCACTACCGCTGCCGCAATCGCGCTTCACCTACTCCATTGTTTGGCATGAAAGGATGCTGAAAGACCCCAGCCACCAATGGTTACGACAGCTGATGTTTGAATCGCTTTCTCGCACGTTGATTGAGAATGCCAGCTGA